The following are encoded in a window of Mannheimia varigena genomic DNA:
- the msbA gene encoding lipid A ABC transporter ATP-binding protein/permease MsbA, with protein sequence MQEQVNLEKDLSTFKTFKRLWPTISPFRAGLIAGAIALVLNALVDSGLIYLLKPLLDEGFGQANHGFLKLMAILVVVFILVRGITNYIASYCLAWVSGKVVMNLRRQIFQHLMYMPVSYFDNNPTGRLLSRVTYDTEMVASSASHSLVTIVREGAYLISLFVVMIYTSWQLSIVLFIMAPIIGVLIGFVSKYFRKLSRNIQNSMGELTITTEQMLKGHKEVLSFGGHKVEKDRFERVSNDMRRKGMKVVSADGISDGVVQLIASFALSAVLYVATFPEVMSENLTAGSFTVVFSSMMAMLRPLKSLTNVNSQFQRGMAACQTLFEFLDLKTEKDNGSVRVEKAEGNVEFKNVSFTYVGKDEKALNNISFEIPKGKTVALVGRSGSGKSTIANLLTRFYDIDDGEILLDGINIQDYTLKNLREQCSVVSQQVHLFNDTIANNIAYAATDKYCREEIIAAAKAAHAMEFIEKLDNGLDTVIGENGASLSGGQRQRLAIARALLRNSPVLVLDEATSALDTESERAIQSALEVLQKERTVLVIAHRLSTIEKADEILVVDHGNIIERGNHIELLAQNGAYKQLHSLQFGA encoded by the coding sequence ATGCAAGAACAAGTTAATTTAGAAAAAGATCTTTCCACGTTTAAAACCTTTAAACGTTTATGGCCGACAATTAGCCCTTTTAGAGCAGGCTTGATCGCAGGTGCTATTGCTTTAGTGCTAAATGCCTTAGTAGACTCGGGGTTAATTTATTTGCTTAAACCACTTTTAGATGAAGGTTTTGGGCAGGCAAATCACGGTTTTCTTAAATTAATGGCAATCCTTGTTGTGGTATTTATTTTAGTTCGGGGAATTACCAATTATATTGCCAGTTACTGTTTAGCGTGGGTTTCGGGTAAAGTGGTAATGAACTTACGCCGTCAAATTTTCCAACATCTAATGTATATGCCCGTGAGTTATTTTGATAATAATCCGACCGGACGTTTGCTTTCACGTGTAACGTACGATACCGAAATGGTGGCAAGTTCAGCTTCTCATTCGTTAGTTACCATTGTGCGTGAAGGGGCGTACTTGATCTCTCTATTTGTAGTGATGATCTATACCAGTTGGCAACTCTCAATTGTGCTATTTATTATGGCTCCGATTATCGGTGTGCTAATTGGTTTTGTTTCCAAATATTTCCGTAAATTAAGCCGTAACATTCAAAACTCAATGGGCGAGCTGACAATCACCACCGAACAAATGTTAAAAGGGCATAAAGAGGTACTTTCCTTTGGTGGGCATAAAGTAGAGAAAGATCGCTTTGAACGTGTGAGTAATGATATGCGTCGTAAGGGAATGAAAGTGGTTTCTGCTGATGGTATTTCTGATGGTGTGGTACAGCTTATTGCGTCTTTTGCATTATCTGCCGTACTTTATGTAGCGACTTTCCCTGAGGTAATGAGTGAAAATCTTACTGCGGGTTCGTTTACCGTAGTATTTTCGTCAATGATGGCGATGCTTCGTCCGCTTAAATCTTTAACTAACGTGAACTCGCAATTCCAACGTGGTATGGCTGCTTGCCAAACATTATTTGAGTTTTTAGATTTAAAAACTGAGAAAGATAACGGCTCTGTTCGAGTGGAAAAAGCGGAAGGTAATGTTGAATTTAAAAATGTTAGTTTTACTTATGTGGGTAAAGATGAAAAAGCATTAAACAACATTTCGTTTGAGATTCCTAAAGGCAAAACTGTAGCATTGGTGGGGCGTTCTGGTTCGGGTAAATCAACCATCGCCAATTTGCTCACCCGTTTTTATGATATTGATGACGGAGAAATTTTGTTAGATGGCATTAATATTCAAGATTACACCTTGAAAAACCTGCGTGAACAATGCTCTGTAGTTTCACAGCAAGTTCACTTATTTAATGATACGATTGCCAATAATATTGCTTATGCAGCAACCGATAAATACTGCAGAGAAGAAATCATTGCTGCGGCAAAAGCGGCTCACGCAATGGAATTTATTGAGAAACTGGATAATGGTTTAGACACCGTAATCGGTGAAAACGGAGCAAGCCTATCGGGTGGACAACGTCAACGCTTAGCAATTGCTCGTGCTTTACTTAGAAATTCGCCTGTACTTGTACTTGATGAGGCTACGTCTGCTCTTGATACTGAATCCGAAAGAGCCATTCAGTCGGCACTAGAAGTATTGCAAAAAGAGCGTACCGTGCTTGTCATTGCTCATCGCTTATCAACCATTGAAAAAGCTGATGAAATTTTGGTGGTCGATCACGGAAATATCATTGAGCGAGGAAATCATATAGAACTACTTGCCCAAAATGGGGCTTATAAGCAGCTTCATAGCCTACAATTTGGGGCATAA
- the lolB gene encoding lipoprotein insertase outer membrane protein LolB, with product MKKLTTLLSLTALLVLTGCNSVLNAPTEVQKPTVEIPHNDPQWQQHLAQLAKIQGYKATGQFGYISPEERFSSHFNWQYNTPTHFGLELSSNLSTKSLKLERNKRGLTVSDSEGNTRSDRDIDALMQEIIGVSFPIDQFAYWVKGQPEKEGNYIVNEKRQLSQFSYPLNGTVWKASYVEYHEDRVPNLPKLIVLENGTQTLKIRIERWTY from the coding sequence ATGAAAAAACTGACAACACTTTTATCCCTTACTGCCTTGCTAGTTTTAACTGGCTGTAACTCAGTATTAAATGCACCTACCGAGGTGCAAAAACCAACGGTGGAAATTCCACATAACGATCCGCAATGGCAGCAACATTTAGCTCAATTAGCCAAAATTCAGGGCTATAAAGCGACAGGTCAATTTGGCTATATTTCACCGGAAGAGCGTTTTTCTTCTCATTTTAACTGGCAATATAATACGCCAACACATTTTGGTTTAGAGCTTTCTTCTAACCTTTCGACGAAATCTCTCAAATTAGAGCGTAATAAGAGAGGCTTAACGGTTTCAGATAGTGAAGGAAATACCCGTTCAGATCGTGATATTGATGCGTTAATGCAAGAGATTATCGGTGTGTCATTCCCTATAGACCAATTTGCTTATTGGGTAAAAGGTCAGCCTGAAAAAGAGGGCAATTACATTGTGAATGAAAAACGCCAGCTTTCGCAGTTTAGTTATCCGTTGAATGGCACGGTGTGGAAAGCGAGCTATGTAGAATACCACGAAGATCGTGTGCCGAATTTGCCGAAATTAATTGTGCTTGAAAACGGCACGCAGACATTAAAAATCCGTATTGAAAGATGGACTTATTGA
- the ispE gene encoding 4-(cytidine 5'-diphospho)-2-C-methyl-D-erythritol kinase produces the protein MMEKVILPSPAKLNLFLYITNKRADGYHELQTLFQFLDFGDEIEIEITDSPEIELINQVESVAVEDNLIYRAAKLLQKTTACSKGAKIGVTKNLPMGGGVGGGSSNAATVLVGLNHLWQTDLSLEVLAELGLSLGADVPIFVRGIAAFAEGVGEVLTPCEPEEKWYVVLKPEVSISTAVVFNDPNLPRNTPKRTLSELLSSKWANDCEKVVRERYSAVEDLMQELLQYAPFRLTGTGACIFAEFDTKAEAEQVFAHKPKETFGFVAKGQNISPLHQELFPTNHQ, from the coding sequence TTGATGGAAAAAGTGATTTTACCCAGTCCGGCGAAATTGAACCTGTTTTTGTATATCACCAATAAACGGGCAGATGGCTATCACGAGTTGCAAACGCTATTTCAATTTTTGGATTTTGGCGATGAAATTGAGATTGAAATTACCGATAGCCCTGAAATTGAGCTAATAAATCAAGTTGAGAGTGTGGCGGTTGAAGATAACTTAATTTATCGAGCGGCAAAACTTTTGCAAAAAACGACCGCTTGCAGCAAAGGGGCGAAAATTGGCGTTACTAAAAATTTGCCGATGGGCGGCGGTGTAGGTGGTGGTTCTTCCAATGCGGCAACGGTGCTGGTGGGTTTAAATCATTTGTGGCAAACGGATCTTTCATTGGAAGTATTAGCCGAATTAGGGTTAAGCTTAGGGGCGGATGTGCCGATCTTTGTCAGAGGTATTGCCGCTTTTGCCGAAGGGGTTGGGGAAGTTTTAACGCCTTGTGAGCCAGAAGAAAAATGGTATGTGGTATTAAAGCCTGAAGTTTCAATTTCAACAGCAGTGGTTTTTAACGATCCAAACTTACCTAGAAACACGCCAAAACGTACTTTATCAGAATTATTATCTTCAAAGTGGGCAAACGATTGCGAAAAAGTTGTGCGAGAAAGGTATTCTGCGGTTGAAGATCTTATGCAAGAATTGTTACAATATGCACCGTTTAGGCTAACAGGCACAGGTGCTTGTATTTTTGCCGAATTTGATACAAAAGCAGAGGCCGAGCAGGTTTTTGCACATAAGCCAAAAGAGACATTTGGCTTTGTGGCGAAAGGGCAAAACATTTCGCCATTACATCAAGAATTATTCCCAACTAACCACCAATAA
- a CDS encoding ribose-phosphate pyrophosphokinase — MTDIKLFAGNATPELANRIAKHLYTSLGNATVGRFSDGEIQVQINENVRGGDIFIVQSTCAPTNDNLMELIVMVDALRRASAGRITAVIPYFGYARQDRRVRSARVPITAKVVADFLSSVGVDRVLTCDLHAEQIQGFFDVPVDNVFGSPVLIEDILKKSDLVNPIVVSPDIGGVVRARAVAKLLNDTDMAIIDKRRPKANVSQVMHIIGDVAERDCILVDDMIDTGGTLAKAAEALKERGARCVFAYATHAVFSGSAAQNLANPALDEIVVTDTIPLTNEIKALNKVRVLTLSGMLAEAIRRISNEESISAMFDA; from the coding sequence ATGACAGATATTAAACTGTTTGCGGGCAACGCAACGCCGGAACTTGCTAATCGTATTGCAAAACATCTTTATACCTCATTAGGTAATGCAACTGTTGGTCGTTTTAGTGATGGTGAAATTCAAGTGCAAATCAATGAAAATGTGCGTGGAGGCGATATTTTCATTGTGCAATCAACTTGTGCACCAACCAATGATAATCTTATGGAATTGATTGTTATGGTGGATGCTTTACGTCGTGCTTCCGCTGGTCGTATTACAGCCGTTATCCCATACTTTGGCTATGCTCGCCAAGATAGACGTGTACGTTCAGCTCGTGTACCTATTACTGCTAAAGTAGTTGCTGATTTCCTTTCAAGCGTGGGGGTTGATAGAGTATTAACTTGTGATTTACACGCAGAACAAATTCAAGGTTTCTTTGATGTACCGGTAGACAATGTATTCGGCTCACCAGTGTTGATTGAAGATATTTTGAAAAAATCAGATTTAGTTAATCCAATCGTGGTATCGCCAGATATCGGCGGAGTGGTGCGTGCAAGAGCGGTTGCAAAATTGTTGAATGATACGGATATGGCTATTATTGACAAACGTCGTCCGAAAGCAAACGTATCTCAAGTTATGCACATTATTGGTGATGTAGCTGAGCGTGATTGTATCTTAGTGGATGATATGATCGATACTGGTGGCACATTAGCTAAAGCAGCTGAGGCCTTAAAAGAACGTGGAGCTCGTTGTGTATTTGCTTATGCAACGCATGCAGTATTCTCTGGTTCTGCGGCTCAAAACTTAGCAAATCCGGCATTAGATGAAATTGTAGTAACAGATACCATTCCATTAACAAATGAAATCAAAGCACTTAATAAAGTACGTGTTTTAACATTATCGGGAATGTTGGCAGAAGCTATTCGCCGTATCAGCAATGAAGAATCTATTTCAGCTATGTTTGATGCATAA
- the pyrD gene encoding quinone-dependent dihydroorotate dehydrogenase: MYSLIRKFLFSLDAEKAHQFSIQSLSIIGKLPFPLLSIPNNPTEVMGLKFKNPIGLAAGADKNGEAIDGFGKLGFGFIEVGTVTPVAQDGNSRPRQFRVLEAEGIINRNGFNNHGVDVLVENVKKSKYAGILGINIGKNAMTPIENSLDDYLICLRKVYEYADYITVNISSPNTKNLRSLQYGEALDDLLMNLKNEQAQLSQKFGKYRPLVLKIAPDLMEEEIASVADSLIRHSIDGVIAGNTTLSRESIVGLPYAEQQGGLSGKPLHHLSTRLIYTLAKELNERVPIIGSGGIHSLESGQEKIDAGASLLQVYSALIYQGPSLIQTLAQHIKLKRF; encoded by the coding sequence ATGTATTCCTTAATCCGTAAATTTCTCTTTTCTCTTGATGCTGAAAAAGCACATCAATTTTCTATCCAAAGTTTATCAATTATTGGTAAGTTGCCTTTTCCACTGCTATCTATCCCAAATAATCCAACTGAAGTTATGGGGCTAAAATTTAAAAATCCGATAGGATTAGCTGCTGGTGCAGATAAAAATGGTGAGGCAATAGACGGCTTTGGTAAGTTAGGATTTGGTTTTATTGAGGTTGGAACTGTGACACCAGTTGCCCAAGATGGAAATTCTAGGCCTCGTCAATTCAGAGTATTAGAAGCAGAGGGAATTATTAACCGAAATGGCTTTAACAACCACGGTGTGGATGTATTAGTCGAAAACGTTAAAAAGTCAAAATATGCTGGTATTTTAGGCATCAATATCGGTAAAAATGCAATGACACCCATTGAGAATAGCTTAGATGACTACTTAATTTGTTTACGCAAAGTGTATGAATATGCGGATTATATAACGGTGAATATTTCATCTCCAAATACAAAAAATCTTCGTTCTTTGCAATATGGTGAAGCTTTAGATGATTTGCTGATGAATCTAAAAAATGAGCAAGCACAACTTTCGCAAAAATTTGGAAAATATCGACCGCTTGTGCTGAAAATTGCTCCTGATCTTATGGAAGAAGAAATTGCTTCAGTGGCAGATAGCTTAATTCGTCATAGTATAGATGGAGTAATTGCGGGGAATACAACTTTATCAAGAGAGAGTATTGTAGGATTGCCTTATGCGGAACAGCAAGGAGGTTTAAGTGGTAAACCCTTACATCATTTAAGTACAAGATTAATTTATACCTTGGCGAAAGAATTAAATGAGCGAGTACCTATTATTGGTAGTGGTGGTATTCATTCACTCGAAAGTGGGCAAGAAAAAATTGATGCTGGTGCAAGCTTGTTGCAAGTATATTCGGCTTTGATTTATCAAGGCCCTTCACTTATTCAAACGTTAGCTCAGCATATAAAATTGAAAAGGTTTTAA
- the aceE gene encoding pyruvate dehydrogenase (acetyl-transferring), homodimeric type gives MSENLRNDVDPIETQDWLASLDSLIREEGLERAQFIVEQVISQARAGGVALPTGVTTDYVNTIPVSEQPAYPGDHKIERRIRSAVRWNAIASVLRSQKKDLDLGGHISTFQSAATMYEVCFNHFFKAPTEKNGGDLVFFQGHAAPGMYGRAFLEGRITEEQMDNFRQEAFVDGLSSYPHPKLMPEFWQFSTVSMGLGPVNAIYQARFLKYLEHRGLKDTADQKVYAFLGDGEMDEIESKGALAFAGREKLNNLIFTVSCNLQRLDGPVNGNGKIVQELEGVFTGAGWEVIKVLWGSEWDKLFAKDTSGKLAQLMMEVLDGDYLTFKSKNGAYVREHFFGRYPETAALVADMTDDEIWALRRGAHDSEKLYAAYAKAQKSDKPVVILAQQVKGYRIPEAESKNTAHQSKKMSLESLKGFRDYFELPLTDEQVENLEYIKFAEGSEEYNYLHAKRKDLNGYVPVRKPKFTVEFKVPELSEFQALLDEQPRGISTTMAFSRVLNTLLKDKNIGKQIVPIIADEARTFGMEGLFRQIGIYNPFGQNYVPSDRDLVAYYREAKDGQVLQEGINELGATASWVAAATSYSVSNLPMIPFFIYYSMFGFQRVGDMMWLAGDQLARGFMIGGTSGRTTLNGEGLQHEDGHSHIQAGVIPNCVTYDPAFAFEVAVIVQDGIRRMYGEAQEDVFYYITTLNEITDQPAMPAGAEEGIRKGLYKFETVEGKGKGHVQLLSSGAIMRHVRLAAQILANDYGVTADVFSAPSFNELGRDGADAARWNLLHPTEEQRVPYVAQVLKDLPTVASTDYMKLYAEQIRAYVPSKHYHVLGTDGFGRSDSRANLREHFEVDERYVVVAALTQLAKAGTIEMSVVADAIKKFGLNVDRINPLYA, from the coding sequence ATGTCAGAGAACTTGAGAAATGACGTAGATCCAATCGAAACTCAAGATTGGCTAGCATCACTCGATTCGTTAATTCGTGAAGAAGGTTTAGAACGTGCTCAATTTATTGTTGAGCAAGTAATTAGCCAAGCTCGTGCCGGTGGTGTTGCATTGCCAACAGGTGTGACCACTGATTATGTGAATACTATCCCTGTTTCAGAACAGCCAGCTTATCCGGGTGATCATAAAATCGAACGTCGTATTCGTTCTGCGGTACGTTGGAATGCTATTGCATCTGTTTTACGTAGCCAGAAAAAAGATCTTGACTTAGGTGGTCATATTTCCACATTCCAATCTGCAGCAACCATGTATGAAGTGTGCTTCAACCACTTCTTTAAAGCACCAACTGAAAAAAATGGCGGTGATTTAGTTTTCTTCCAAGGTCATGCTGCGCCGGGTATGTATGGTCGTGCTTTCTTAGAAGGTCGTATTACCGAAGAGCAAATGGATAACTTCCGTCAAGAAGCATTCGTTGATGGTTTATCTTCTTACCCACACCCGAAATTAATGCCTGAATTTTGGCAGTTCTCAACCGTATCTATGGGTTTAGGTCCGGTTAATGCTATTTACCAAGCTCGTTTCTTAAAATATTTAGAGCATCGTGGTTTAAAAGATACTGCTGATCAAAAAGTGTATGCTTTCTTAGGCGATGGCGAGATGGATGAAATCGAATCTAAAGGTGCATTAGCCTTTGCCGGTCGCGAGAAATTAAATAACTTAATCTTCACCGTTAGCTGTAACCTACAACGCTTAGACGGCCCGGTAAACGGTAACGGTAAAATCGTTCAAGAATTAGAAGGCGTATTTACCGGTGCCGGTTGGGAAGTTATCAAAGTATTATGGGGCAGCGAGTGGGATAAATTATTCGCGAAAGATACTTCAGGTAAATTAGCACAATTAATGATGGAAGTACTTGATGGTGACTACTTAACCTTCAAATCGAAAAACGGTGCTTACGTTCGTGAACACTTTTTCGGTCGTTACCCTGAAACAGCTGCATTAGTGGCAGATATGACAGATGATGAAATCTGGGCATTACGCCGTGGTGCGCATGACTCTGAAAAACTTTACGCTGCTTATGCGAAAGCGCAAAAATCAGACAAGCCGGTTGTGATCTTAGCTCAACAAGTTAAAGGCTACCGTATTCCTGAAGCGGAAAGTAAAAACACTGCTCACCAATCGAAAAAAATGTCATTAGAGAGCTTAAAAGGCTTCCGTGACTACTTCGAATTACCATTAACAGACGAACAAGTTGAAAACTTAGAATACATCAAATTTGCGGAAGGTTCAGAAGAATACAACTACTTACACGCTAAACGTAAAGATTTAAACGGTTATGTACCAGTGCGTAAACCGAAATTTACGGTTGAGTTCAAAGTACCTGAGTTATCTGAATTCCAAGCGTTATTAGATGAGCAACCACGTGGTATTTCAACTACGATGGCATTCTCTCGTGTATTAAATACTTTATTAAAAGACAAAAATATCGGTAAGCAAATTGTGCCAATCATTGCGGACGAAGCGCGTACCTTCGGTATGGAAGGTTTATTCCGTCAAATCGGTATTTACAATCCATTCGGTCAAAACTATGTACCATCAGACCGTGATTTAGTTGCTTACTATCGTGAAGCGAAAGACGGACAAGTATTACAAGAAGGTATCAACGAATTAGGTGCAACCGCATCTTGGGTAGCTGCAGCGACTTCTTACTCGGTAAGCAACCTGCCGATGATCCCATTCTTCATCTATTACTCAATGTTTGGCTTCCAACGTGTGGGTGATATGATGTGGTTAGCAGGTGACCAATTAGCTCGTGGTTTTATGATCGGTGGTACATCAGGTCGTACAACCTTAAATGGTGAAGGTTTACAGCACGAAGATGGTCATAGCCATATCCAAGCAGGTGTAATTCCGAACTGTGTAACTTATGACCCGGCATTTGCATTTGAAGTAGCAGTAATCGTTCAAGATGGTATCCGCCGTATGTATGGTGAAGCTCAAGAAGATGTCTTCTACTACATCACAACATTAAACGAAATTACAGACCAACCGGCAATGCCTGCAGGTGCTGAAGAAGGTATTCGCAAAGGTTTATATAAATTTGAAACCGTTGAGGGTAAAGGTAAAGGTCACGTTCAATTATTAAGCTCAGGTGCAATTATGCGTCACGTTCGTTTAGCGGCTCAAATCCTTGCAAACGACTATGGTGTGACCGCTGATGTATTCTCAGCGCCATCATTCAACGAATTAGGCCGTGACGGTGCAGATGCTGCTCGTTGGAACTTATTACACCCAACAGAAGAACAACGTGTTCCTTATGTTGCACAAGTGTTGAAAGATTTACCAACCGTTGCATCAACCGACTATATGAAACTTTACGCAGAGCAAATCCGTGCTTATGTACCAAGCAAACACTACCACGTGTTAGGTACAGATGGTTTCGGTCGTTCAGACAGCCGTGCAAACTTACGTGAACACTTCGAAGTGGATGAGCGTTATGTTGTAGTTGCAGCCTTAACGCAATTAGCGAAAGCCGGCACGATTGAAATGTCAGTGGTTGCGGATGCAATTAAGAAATTCGGCTTGAATGTGGATCGTATCAATCCTCTTTACGCATAA
- the aceF gene encoding pyruvate dehydrogenase complex dihydrolipoyllysine-residue acetyltransferase produces the protein MAKQINIPDIGGDEVTVTEVMVKVGDTVSADQSVINVEGDKASMEVPAPEAGVVKAVLVKVGDKVTTGTPMLELESADSAPAPQAAAPVSAPAPAVTASAIVEVNVPDIGGDEVNVTEIMVKVGDSVEVDQSIINVEGDKASMEVPAPVAGVVKEILINVGDKVSTGKLIMKFETASAAPAQSAPAAEVASAPAQAAAPAIKEVNVPDIGGDEVNVTEIMVKVGDTVAEEQSLITVEGDKASMEVPAPFAGVVKEILVKSGDKVSTGSLIMKFEVAGAAPAPVAAAPAQSAPAPQAAAPAPAPAAAPAGQNQSGLSQEQVVSAAGYAHATPVIRRLAREFGVNLDKVKGSGRKGRIVKEDIQAYVKTAVQVFEKQGGASAASNGVANGAGLGLLPWPKVDFSKFGEVEEVELSRINKISGANLHRNWVMIPHVTHFDRTDITELENFRKDQNKEAEKRKLDVKITPVVFIMKAVASALEAFPRFNSSISEDGQKLTLKKYVNIGVAVDTPNGLVVPVFKNVNKKGIIELSRELMEVSKKAREGKLTAADMQGGCFTISSLGGIGTTHFTPIVNAPEVAILGVSKSEMQPIWNGKEFTPRLMLPLSLSFDHRVIDGADGARFLSYINGVLADIRRLVM, from the coding sequence ATGGCAAAACAAATTAATATCCCTGATATCGGTGGCGATGAAGTTACCGTAACAGAAGTAATGGTTAAAGTAGGCGATACCGTAAGTGCAGATCAATCTGTTATCAACGTAGAGGGCGATAAAGCTTCTATGGAAGTTCCAGCTCCAGAGGCGGGTGTGGTAAAAGCGGTATTAGTGAAAGTGGGCGATAAAGTGACCACTGGCACACCAATGTTAGAATTAGAAAGTGCAGACTCAGCTCCAGCTCCACAAGCGGCAGCTCCGGTTTCAGCTCCAGCACCTGCTGTAACAGCTTCAGCTATCGTTGAAGTGAACGTGCCAGATATCGGCGGCGATGAAGTGAATGTGACGGAAATTATGGTGAAAGTGGGCGATTCTGTTGAAGTGGATCAATCTATCATCAACGTAGAAGGCGACAAAGCTTCAATGGAAGTACCGGCTCCGGTTGCAGGCGTGGTTAAAGAGATCTTAATCAATGTGGGTGATAAAGTATCAACCGGTAAATTGATTATGAAATTTGAAACGGCTTCAGCAGCACCGGCACAATCTGCACCAGCTGCAGAAGTAGCTTCAGCTCCAGCTCAAGCAGCGGCTCCGGCAATCAAAGAGGTTAACGTACCAGACATCGGCGGCGATGAAGTAAACGTAACCGAAATTATGGTGAAAGTGGGCGACACCGTTGCTGAAGAGCAATCGTTAATCACCGTTGAGGGCGACAAGGCTTCAATGGAAGTGCCGGCTCCGTTTGCAGGTGTAGTGAAAGAAATTTTAGTGAAATCTGGTGATAAAGTATCAACCGGTTCATTAATTATGAAATTTGAAGTTGCAGGTGCAGCACCGGCTCCGGTTGCAGCAGCTCCTGCTCAATCTGCTCCAGCTCCGCAAGCGGCTGCACCAGCTCCAGCTCCAGCTGCGGCACCAGCAGGTCAAAACCAATCAGGCTTAAGCCAAGAACAAGTGGTTTCAGCGGCAGGTTACGCACACGCAACCCCGGTGATCCGCCGTTTAGCTCGTGAATTTGGCGTAAACTTAGACAAAGTGAAAGGTTCTGGTCGCAAAGGTCGTATCGTTAAAGAAGATATCCAAGCCTATGTGAAAACAGCAGTTCAAGTCTTTGAAAAACAAGGCGGAGCATCAGCTGCAAGCAATGGCGTGGCGAACGGGGCAGGCTTAGGCTTATTACCATGGCCGAAAGTTGACTTCAGCAAATTTGGTGAAGTGGAAGAAGTTGAATTGAGCCGTATCAATAAGATTTCTGGTGCGAACTTACACCGCAACTGGGTGATGATTCCACACGTTACTCACTTCGACCGTACCGACATTACCGAGTTAGAAAACTTCCGTAAAGATCAAAACAAAGAAGCGGAAAAACGTAAATTAGACGTGAAGATCACGCCAGTAGTATTTATTATGAAAGCGGTGGCAAGTGCATTAGAAGCCTTCCCACGTTTCAATAGCTCAATTTCTGAAGATGGTCAAAAACTGACATTGAAGAAATACGTGAACATCGGCGTGGCTGTAGATACACCAAATGGCTTAGTGGTTCCAGTATTCAAAAACGTGAACAAGAAAGGCATTATCGAGCTTTCTCGTGAATTGATGGAAGTATCGAAAAAAGCGCGTGAAGGTAAATTAACCGCTGCAGATATGCAAGGTGGCTGCTTCACGATTTCAAGCCTTGGCGGTATCGGTACAACGCACTTCACCCCAATCGTGAATGCACCGGAAGTGGCGATTTTAGGCGTATCTAAATCTGAAATGCAACCGATTTGGAACGGCAAAGAGTTTACTCCACGCTTAATGCTTCCATTGTCATTATCCTTCGACCACCGAGTAATTGACGGTGCGGACGGTGCAAGATTCTTATCTTACATCAATGGTGTATTAGCGGACATTCGCCGTTTAGTAATGTAA